From a region of the Chitinophaga caseinilytica genome:
- the gmd gene encoding GDP-mannose 4,6-dehydratase, which yields MKKALITGITGQDGAYLTELLLKKGYEVHGIKRRTSLFNTDRIDHLYQDPHEPNVHLKLHYGDLTDSTNIIRIIQEVQPDEIYNLGAMSHVQVSFETPEYTADVDGVGTLRILEAVRLLGLTEKTRIYQASTSELYGLVQEIPQSEKTPFYPRSPYAVAKMYAYWITVNYREAYNMYACNGILFNHESPLRGETFVTRKITRGVAKIGLGMQDKLFMGNLDAKRDWGHAKDYVKAMWLILQQDKPEDYVIATGETNTVRDFIRLSFAEIGVELEFSGEGAEEKGIVKSATHPDFPLKPGTEVVAVDPRYFRPTEVDLLIGDPTKSKTQLGWKPEHDLYSLVKDMMQADIELFRREKLLKDAGYKVLNQFE from the coding sequence ATGAAAAAAGCTTTAATTACAGGGATCACCGGGCAGGACGGCGCCTATTTGACGGAACTGCTCCTGAAGAAAGGGTACGAAGTGCACGGCATCAAGCGCCGCACCTCGCTGTTCAACACAGACCGGATCGATCACCTGTACCAGGATCCTCATGAACCTAACGTCCACCTGAAACTGCATTACGGCGACCTTACGGACTCCACCAATATCATCCGCATCATCCAGGAAGTACAGCCAGACGAAATTTACAACCTCGGCGCCATGAGCCACGTGCAGGTAAGTTTCGAAACGCCGGAATACACCGCCGACGTGGATGGCGTGGGCACCCTCCGCATCCTGGAAGCCGTGCGCCTGTTGGGCTTGACGGAAAAAACCCGCATTTACCAGGCTTCTACGTCTGAATTGTACGGCCTGGTGCAGGAAATCCCCCAGTCCGAAAAAACCCCGTTCTACCCCCGGTCTCCCTACGCCGTCGCTAAAATGTACGCATACTGGATCACCGTCAACTACCGCGAAGCCTACAATATGTACGCCTGCAACGGTATCCTCTTCAACCACGAATCTCCCCTCCGCGGCGAAACCTTCGTGACCCGCAAAATCACCCGCGGCGTCGCCAAGATCGGCCTCGGCATGCAGGATAAACTCTTTATGGGCAACCTCGACGCCAAGCGCGACTGGGGCCATGCCAAAGATTACGTGAAAGCGATGTGGCTCATCCTCCAGCAGGATAAACCCGAAGATTACGTGATCGCCACCGGCGAAACCAACACCGTCCGCGATTTCATCCGCCTCAGCTTCGCCGAGATCGGCGTGGAACTGGAATTCTCCGGCGAAGGCGCGGAAGAAAAAGGTATCGTCAAATCCGCCACCCATCCCGATTTCCCCCTCAAACCCGGAACGGAAGTGGTAGCCGTGGACCCGCGGTATTTCCGCCCCACCGAAGTAGACCTCCTCATCGGAGATCCTACCAAATCCAAAACCCAACTGGGCTGGAAACCGGAACACGACCTGTATAGCCTCGTGAAAGACATGATGCAGGCCGATATCGAGCTTTTCCGCCGCGAAAAGCTCCTGAAAGACGCAGGGTACAAAGTCCTGAACCAATTCGAATAA
- a CDS encoding RtcB family protein, whose protein sequence is MSKLKLRGKDLRAIGYPESPVISVAIGVMEKHYKHHSQDAALALLSQVLQDPAAFAADEHLGKIAEKLIVEEPTEIPLLEAALPYRIFGEEFIDDSALRQMNYAMRLPVTAAGALMPDAHHGYGLPIGGVLGVRNAVIPYAVGVDIGCRMCLSILDIPVADLEKNASQFKRELIAQTAFGAGTPWKKREDDPVLENPAFEEIGLLKHLHDKAAAQLSTSGSGNHFVEWGEVTITDPANEWGLEPGTYLGLLSHSGSRGLGAQIAGHYTKVAREVCQLPREVQHLAWLDMDSDNGREYWMAMNLAGDYASANHHHIHRRLIKAMGATLLARVENHHNFAWKENHGGEDLIVHRKGATPAGKGALGVIPGSMTEPGFIVRGRGFEASLDSASHGAGRQMSRSKATQTFTMHEMGRLLRDKGVTLVGGGLDEAPGAYKDIRAVMAAQKPLVDVVGSFLPKIVRMADGGPGED, encoded by the coding sequence ATGTCAAAACTCAAACTTCGCGGCAAAGACCTCCGGGCTATCGGTTACCCCGAATCCCCGGTGATCAGCGTCGCGATCGGTGTCATGGAGAAGCATTATAAGCATCACTCGCAAGACGCCGCGCTGGCCCTGCTTTCACAGGTGCTGCAAGACCCCGCCGCTTTCGCGGCAGACGAGCATCTTGGTAAAATCGCCGAAAAGCTCATCGTGGAAGAACCCACGGAAATCCCGCTGCTGGAAGCAGCACTTCCTTACCGGATTTTCGGTGAAGAATTTATTGACGATTCGGCCCTCCGGCAAATGAATTACGCCATGCGCCTGCCGGTTACCGCCGCCGGCGCGTTGATGCCCGATGCGCACCATGGCTACGGCCTGCCCATCGGCGGCGTGCTCGGCGTCCGCAATGCCGTGATCCCTTACGCCGTCGGCGTAGACATCGGCTGCCGGATGTGCCTGTCCATCCTCGATATTCCCGTTGCAGACCTTGAGAAAAACGCATCGCAGTTCAAACGGGAACTGATCGCGCAAACGGCTTTCGGCGCAGGAACTCCGTGGAAAAAGCGGGAAGACGACCCCGTGCTGGAAAATCCCGCTTTCGAAGAAATCGGACTGCTGAAGCACCTGCACGATAAAGCCGCTGCACAGCTGAGCACATCCGGGTCCGGTAACCACTTCGTGGAATGGGGCGAAGTAACCATCACCGACCCCGCGAACGAATGGGGCCTGGAACCGGGAACGTACCTGGGTTTGCTGTCGCACTCCGGTTCCCGTGGCCTGGGCGCCCAGATCGCCGGGCATTACACCAAAGTGGCACGTGAGGTTTGCCAGCTTCCGCGGGAAGTGCAGCACCTCGCCTGGCTGGATATGGATTCCGATAACGGACGGGAATACTGGATGGCGATGAACCTCGCCGGAGATTATGCTTCCGCGAACCACCACCACATCCATCGCCGGCTGATCAAGGCCATGGGCGCTACTTTGCTGGCAAGGGTGGAAAATCACCACAACTTCGCCTGGAAAGAAAACCATGGTGGGGAAGACCTCATCGTTCACCGGAAAGGCGCCACACCGGCGGGTAAAGGGGCGCTCGGCGTAATCCCCGGCTCCATGACCGAACCGGGATTCATCGTGCGCGGACGGGGTTTCGAAGCTTCGCTGGATTCGGCTTCGCATGGTGCGGGCCGGCAGATGAGCCGTTCCAAAGCCACGCAAACCTTCACGATGCACGAAATGGGCCGCCTGCTCCGCGATAAAGGCGTGACGCTCGTTGGCGGCGGGCTTGACGAAGCGCCGGGTGCCTACAAAGACATCCGCGCCGTGATGGCCGCACAAAAGCCGCTGGTAGACGTGGTAGGTTCTTTCCTTCCGAAGATCGTCCGTATGGCGGACGGCGGACCGGGAGAAGATTGA
- a CDS encoding acyltransferase family protein, producing MKRFEALDGLRGICAMFVVLFHIHVLLSFAEFPFFRNGRYFVEFFFILSGFVMYFTYGKRSFAEGQFKDFLISRTFRIFPMHVCMLLFFIAFEAIKLFASGTVSA from the coding sequence ATGAAGAGATTTGAAGCGCTTGATGGACTCCGGGGAATTTGTGCAATGTTTGTTGTGCTCTTCCATATACATGTTCTGTTGAGTTTTGCTGAATTTCCGTTCTTCAGGAACGGTCGGTATTTCGTTGAGTTTTTCTTTATCCTGAGCGGGTTCGTCATGTATTTCACGTACGGCAAACGATCGTTCGCGGAAGGGCAGTTCAAGGATTTTCTGATCAGCAGAACGTTTCGCATTTTCCCGATGCATGTCTGCATGCTCCTCTTTTTCATTGCCTTCGAGGCGATCAAGCTTTTTGCCTCCGGTACGGTGTCAGCCTGA
- a CDS encoding PA0069 family radical SAM protein: MTLPFSDTPASFPYYKGRGAQVNPKNKYLAEEYAQEHPEGIDEWWQADVPTQIFEENAKTLVNKVDSPDVGMWYSMNPYQGCEHGCIYCYARNSHQFWGFSAGLDFERKIVAKTNAPELLRKFLNNKNWVPRPVSLSGNTDCYQPLERKMWLTRQCLEVAWEYRQPVGIITKNALVLRDKYILQKMAEHQLICVYVSLTTLQEDLRQKMEPRTATAVQRLKVIRELSELGVPVGVMTAPIIPGLNDHEIPRLLEQAAENGAKYAGYTVVRLNDAVKIIFKDWLQKNFPDRSDKVWHMIEGLHGGEVNDSQFGRRMRGDGNLADIIRQQFRVQTKRLGMNQEKFEFNTSLFARPTNQLKLF, from the coding sequence ATGACGCTCCCGTTCAGCGATACACCCGCTTCATTCCCATACTATAAAGGCCGCGGCGCCCAGGTGAACCCTAAGAACAAATACCTGGCGGAAGAGTACGCGCAGGAACATCCGGAAGGCATCGACGAATGGTGGCAGGCGGACGTTCCCACGCAGATCTTCGAAGAAAACGCGAAAACGCTCGTGAATAAGGTAGACAGTCCGGATGTGGGCATGTGGTACTCAATGAACCCTTACCAGGGCTGCGAGCACGGCTGCATTTACTGTTATGCCCGGAACTCGCACCAGTTCTGGGGTTTCAGTGCCGGGCTGGATTTCGAGCGGAAGATCGTCGCCAAAACGAATGCGCCGGAGTTGCTCCGCAAGTTCCTCAATAATAAGAACTGGGTCCCGAGGCCGGTATCCCTTTCCGGGAATACGGACTGTTACCAGCCGCTGGAGCGCAAAATGTGGCTGACGCGGCAGTGCCTCGAAGTGGCCTGGGAGTATCGCCAGCCGGTGGGGATCATCACGAAAAATGCGCTGGTGCTGCGGGACAAGTACATCCTGCAGAAAATGGCGGAGCATCAGCTCATTTGTGTGTATGTGAGCCTGACGACGTTGCAGGAAGACCTTCGCCAGAAGATGGAACCGCGGACGGCCACGGCCGTGCAGCGCCTGAAGGTGATCCGGGAGTTGTCGGAACTGGGGGTTCCGGTGGGCGTGATGACGGCGCCCATCATTCCGGGGCTGAACGATCACGAAATCCCCCGGTTGCTGGAACAGGCGGCGGAAAATGGCGCGAAGTACGCGGGGTACACGGTGGTTCGCCTGAACGATGCCGTGAAGATCATTTTCAAGGATTGGCTGCAGAAGAATTTCCCAGACCGGTCAGACAAGGTGTGGCACATGATCGAAGGGCTTCACGGCGGCGAAGTGAATGATAGCCAGTTTGGCCGCAGGATGCGCGGCGACGGGAACCTGGCAGACATCATCCGCCAGCAGTTCAGGGTGCAAACGAAGCGCCTGGGCATGAACCAGGAGAAATTCGAGTTCAATACGAGCCTGTTCGCCCGGCCTACGAACCAGTTGAAACTGTTTTGA
- a CDS encoding ABC-F family ATP-binding cassette domain-containing protein → MHYVTVEGLSKSFGEKPLFENISFHIEEGDKIALVALNGTGKSTLLKILTGTEHGDEGKVWIHKDVTVVMLEQSSRHQPGETVLENIFDHDHPILNAIKDYEALTDEDGPEPDALALSAAIEKMDALNAWHFDAKVKQILGKLNIHHLDQPVDKLSGGQQKRVALAKVLIDIGFEHKHTLLILDEPTNHLDVSMIEWLEHYLDQENVTLLLVTHDRYFLDSVCNEIMEIDNNELYIYKGNYENYLEKKAAREESDRSSTEKARNLYRKELEWMRKQPKARTTKSKSRQDAFYDVKEKAAKRLEQQQLELNVKMTRLGGKILELKKVYKAYGDLQILRGFDYTFKKGERVGVVGKNGVGKSTFLHMLLGSEQPDSGKINVGDTVVFGNYSQQGLVIKEDMRVIEFVKNIAENFPWQTEQKFQPHNSCNSSSSRPKNNTPTYPN, encoded by the coding sequence ATGCATTACGTAACGGTGGAGGGACTCTCCAAATCATTCGGCGAGAAGCCCCTTTTTGAAAACATCTCATTCCATATCGAAGAAGGCGATAAAATCGCCCTCGTAGCCCTCAACGGCACAGGAAAATCGACCCTCCTCAAGATCCTCACCGGCACCGAACACGGCGACGAAGGCAAAGTATGGATCCATAAAGACGTTACGGTTGTTATGCTCGAACAGTCGAGCCGCCACCAACCCGGCGAAACCGTCCTCGAAAACATCTTCGACCACGACCATCCCATCCTCAACGCCATCAAGGACTACGAAGCCCTCACCGATGAAGACGGCCCCGAGCCCGACGCGCTCGCCCTCTCCGCCGCCATCGAGAAAATGGACGCCCTCAACGCCTGGCATTTCGACGCCAAAGTCAAACAAATCCTCGGCAAACTCAATATCCACCACCTCGATCAACCGGTCGACAAACTCTCCGGCGGCCAGCAGAAACGCGTGGCCCTCGCCAAAGTACTCATCGACATCGGATTCGAACATAAACACACCCTCCTCATCCTCGACGAGCCCACCAACCACCTCGACGTTTCCATGATCGAATGGCTGGAACATTACCTCGACCAGGAAAACGTAACCCTCCTCCTCGTTACCCACGACCGTTATTTCCTCGACTCCGTCTGCAACGAGATCATGGAAATCGACAACAACGAGCTCTACATCTATAAAGGGAATTACGAAAACTACCTCGAGAAAAAGGCCGCCCGCGAAGAATCTGACCGGTCCAGCACCGAAAAAGCCCGCAACCTTTACCGCAAAGAGCTGGAATGGATGCGCAAACAACCCAAAGCCCGCACCACCAAATCCAAATCCCGGCAAGACGCCTTCTACGACGTAAAGGAAAAAGCCGCCAAACGCCTCGAACAACAACAACTCGAGCTCAACGTCAAAATGACCCGGCTCGGTGGTAAGATATTGGAACTCAAGAAAGTATATAAAGCCTACGGCGATCTCCAGATCCTCCGCGGCTTCGATTACACCTTCAAAAAAGGCGAAAGGGTTGGCGTAGTCGGCAAAAACGGCGTCGGCAAATCCACCTTCCTCCACATGCTCCTCGGCTCCGAACAGCCAGACTCCGGCAAAATCAACGTGGGAGACACCGTGGTTTTCGGGAATTACTCCCAGCAAGGGCTCGTGATCAAGGAAGACATGCGCGTCATCGAATTCGTGAAAAATATCGCCGAAAACTTCCCCTGGCAGACGGAACAAAAGTTTCAGCCGCACAATTCCTGCAACTCTTCCTCTTCCCGCCCGAAAAACAATACACCTACGTATCCAAACTGA
- a CDS encoding acyltransferase: MPNLFLLQAWIPAADTESFNSVAWSISVEFYIYIIFAFILTVFGKVRNPVFAGIAIFALAALHWEWYVLKPAVLSGLSCFFLGSLAYEIYERLQARINAKAAGFFIFAECILVLAIYLLLPSDVPAKRLLITLLFSVTVIVFAFEMGPVSRLLKKSVINYLGKLSYSIYITHFGILTVLLGLAMVAGKILKFNFTPMVGDVRYITTGNLLFDNLLVLAILTLIVFISSLTYRFIELKGIGAGKRLKSLGKPAARTLQEEIAPVPDKFINQHGKQTN; the protein is encoded by the coding sequence TTGCCGAATCTTTTCCTGCTGCAGGCCTGGATCCCTGCTGCCGATACCGAATCTTTCAATTCCGTGGCCTGGAGTATCAGTGTCGAGTTTTACATATATATCATCTTTGCCTTTATCCTGACGGTTTTCGGCAAAGTCAGGAACCCGGTATTTGCAGGTATTGCCATCTTTGCGCTGGCCGCGTTGCATTGGGAATGGTACGTCCTCAAACCCGCAGTGCTGAGTGGCCTTTCCTGTTTTTTCCTGGGTAGCCTTGCATATGAGATCTATGAGCGCCTTCAGGCACGGATAAACGCAAAAGCTGCCGGTTTTTTTATTTTTGCGGAATGCATACTGGTGCTCGCAATTTATCTTCTCCTCCCGTCCGATGTGCCCGCAAAGCGATTGTTAATAACCCTTCTGTTTTCCGTTACCGTTATCGTTTTTGCATTTGAAATGGGCCCGGTGTCTCGTTTGCTGAAGAAATCAGTCATTAATTACCTCGGTAAACTCAGTTATTCGATCTATATAACGCATTTTGGAATACTGACCGTTTTACTCGGGTTAGCAATGGTGGCCGGGAAAATCCTCAAGTTCAATTTTACCCCGATGGTCGGGGATGTCAGATATATCACTACGGGAAACCTGCTCTTCGATAACCTTTTGGTACTTGCCATCCTTACGCTTATCGTATTTATTTCAAGCCTCACCTACCGGTTCATCGAACTGAAAGGGATCGGGGCCGGCAAGCGGTTGAAGTCTTTGGGAAAACCGGCTGCCAGAACGCTGCAGGAAGAGATAGCTCCCGTTCCGGATAAATTCATCAATCAACATGGAAAACAGACAAATTAA
- the fcl gene encoding GDP-L-fucose synthase has protein sequence MQPNSKIYIAGHRGMVGSAITRRLQKAGFHNFVTRTSDTLDLRDQAAVAAFFQEEKPDYVFLAAAKVGGIVANNTYRAEFLYDNLMIQNNVIHHAHLNGVKKLMFLGSSCIYPKLAPQPLKEEYLLTGTLEPTNEPYAIAKIAGIKLCDAYRSQYGSQFISVMPTNLYGPNDNYDLQNSHVLPALLRKFHDAKANAQSEVVIWGTGSPLREFLHADDMADACFFLMQGYNEPGPINIGVGEDLSIADLARMVQKIVGYEGKLVFDTTKPDGTPRKLMDVSRLHSLGWKAQIPLEQGIRQVYEEKFLQKA, from the coding sequence ATGCAACCGAACAGCAAAATATACATCGCAGGGCACCGTGGCATGGTGGGCTCCGCCATCACGCGGAGACTGCAGAAAGCGGGCTTTCACAACTTCGTGACCCGCACTTCAGACACCCTCGACCTGCGGGACCAGGCCGCCGTAGCGGCTTTCTTCCAGGAAGAAAAACCCGATTACGTGTTCCTCGCCGCCGCCAAAGTGGGCGGCATCGTGGCCAACAACACCTATCGCGCGGAATTCCTGTACGATAATCTCATGATCCAGAACAACGTGATCCATCATGCCCATCTCAACGGCGTGAAAAAACTCATGTTCCTCGGATCGTCCTGCATCTATCCCAAACTGGCGCCGCAGCCACTGAAGGAAGAATACCTCCTCACCGGCACCCTGGAACCGACCAACGAGCCGTACGCCATCGCCAAGATCGCCGGCATCAAACTGTGCGACGCCTACCGCAGCCAGTACGGTTCGCAGTTCATTTCCGTTATGCCGACCAACCTCTACGGCCCCAACGATAACTACGACCTGCAGAACTCGCACGTGCTGCCCGCCCTCCTCCGCAAATTCCACGACGCCAAAGCCAACGCCCAAAGCGAAGTGGTGATCTGGGGTACGGGCTCGCCCCTCCGCGAATTCCTCCATGCAGACGATATGGCCGATGCCTGCTTCTTCCTCATGCAGGGCTACAACGAGCCCGGCCCGATCAATATCGGTGTAGGGGAAGATCTCAGCATCGCCGACCTCGCCCGCATGGTACAAAAGATCGTCGGCTACGAAGGAAAACTCGTGTTCGACACCACCAAACCCGACGGTACGCCCCGCAAACTGATGGACGTTTCCCGCCTTCATAGCCTCGGTTGGAAAGCGCAAATCCCGCTGGAACAGGGGATCAGGCAGGTGTATGAAGAAAAATTCCTGCAAAAGGCTTAA
- a CDS encoding transglutaminase domain-containing protein, producing the protein MRTALTSLCLSALLCCWMPPSAHARTHPSVLSAPAEESTNFVIREKKERYEFTRGDKSNPVWVKETSGTIFRCNEFREAIPIVTFYNDYSRVEEIKAWVDGDRFKVKPEHRYHAIEDIFYADARICGFMLPFKKKGTESRTEIEKITIDPRYFNTVYFQEDYLVESKEVTIVIPRWMKTEIKEMNFEGHGIQLVKSYDKKLDADVFTYTAARILPGKSEPGAPGPSYLYPHLLIFSHSADSPAGTATYFGNLQNLYAWYHSLVAAVDNDRDAVKSTAAAIVKNKSTDLDKIKAIYTWMQENIRYIAFENGIAGFKPATAQDVLAKKYGDCKGMANLTREMLASLGFDARLCWIGTRHIAYDYSLPTLAVDNHMICAVLLDGKTWFLDATETYIGFDQYAERIQGRQVLIGNGDKFELARIPERTFEQNRQTEKRALRIEGTKLTGTAAHRLSGECTENILSSIHQIRSTKLDEALQEYLSKQNNQYRIANMRTSDLHNWNTDLVIDYDITHNDAVSAFGDELFVELDFRKEMDDAAIDTARRRHDYWLPYKRQLVQETVLALPDGYKVKSLPPALDVNQPNYTFKATYEQKNGQVIYRKEIIIRNTRLQRKDFAAWNADIRKLRQAYLEQISLTKK; encoded by the coding sequence ATGCGAACCGCACTTACTTCCCTGTGCCTCAGTGCTTTATTGTGCTGCTGGATGCCCCCTTCCGCGCATGCCCGCACCCACCCATCCGTGCTATCGGCGCCGGCGGAAGAAAGCACCAACTTCGTGATCCGGGAAAAGAAAGAACGCTATGAATTCACCCGCGGCGATAAATCGAACCCCGTCTGGGTAAAAGAAACCTCCGGCACCATATTCCGCTGCAACGAATTCCGCGAAGCCATCCCCATCGTCACTTTCTACAACGACTACAGCCGCGTGGAAGAAATAAAAGCATGGGTAGACGGCGACCGCTTCAAAGTAAAGCCCGAACACCGCTACCACGCCATCGAAGATATTTTCTACGCAGACGCCAGGATCTGCGGTTTCATGCTCCCATTCAAAAAGAAAGGAACGGAAAGCCGCACCGAAATCGAAAAAATCACCATCGATCCCCGGTATTTCAACACCGTATATTTCCAGGAAGACTATCTCGTCGAATCCAAAGAAGTCACCATCGTCATCCCCCGCTGGATGAAAACCGAAATAAAGGAAATGAACTTCGAAGGCCACGGCATCCAACTCGTCAAATCTTACGATAAAAAACTCGACGCCGACGTTTTCACCTACACCGCCGCGCGAATCCTGCCCGGCAAAAGCGAGCCCGGAGCCCCGGGCCCCAGCTACCTCTATCCGCACCTGCTGATCTTCAGCCACAGTGCAGATTCCCCCGCAGGCACCGCCACTTATTTCGGCAATCTGCAAAACCTCTACGCATGGTACCACAGCCTCGTGGCCGCCGTCGATAACGACCGCGATGCCGTCAAATCCACCGCAGCCGCCATCGTGAAAAACAAATCCACCGACCTCGATAAAATCAAAGCCATCTACACCTGGATGCAGGAAAACATCCGGTACATCGCTTTCGAAAACGGTATCGCCGGCTTCAAACCCGCCACAGCACAGGATGTACTGGCCAAAAAGTACGGCGACTGCAAAGGCATGGCCAACCTCACCCGCGAAATGCTCGCCTCCCTCGGTTTCGACGCAAGGCTCTGCTGGATCGGGACGCGCCACATCGCCTACGACTATTCCCTGCCCACCCTCGCCGTAGATAACCATATGATCTGCGCCGTTTTGCTGGACGGCAAAACCTGGTTCCTCGACGCCACCGAAACCTACATCGGCTTCGACCAATATGCTGAACGTATCCAGGGCCGCCAGGTGCTCATCGGCAACGGCGACAAATTCGAGCTGGCCCGCATACCCGAGCGCACCTTCGAACAGAACCGCCAGACCGAAAAAAGGGCCCTCCGCATCGAGGGGACGAAACTCACCGGCACCGCGGCTCACCGGCTTTCCGGCGAATGCACCGAAAACATCCTGTCCAGCATCCATCAAATCCGCAGCACGAAACTCGACGAAGCCCTGCAGGAATACCTGTCCAAACAGAACAACCAATACCGCATCGCCAATATGCGCACGTCTGACCTCCACAACTGGAATACCGACCTCGTCATCGATTACGACATCACGCATAACGACGCCGTGAGCGCCTTCGGCGACGAGCTCTTCGTGGAACTGGACTTCCGCAAGGAAATGGATGACGCCGCCATCGATACCGCCCGTCGCCGCCACGACTACTGGTTGCCCTACAAGCGGCAACTGGTGCAGGAAACGGTGCTGGCTCTGCCGGATGGCTACAAGGTGAAATCCCTCCCGCCCGCGCTCGATGTAAACCAGCCCAACTACACTTTCAAAGCCACATACGAACAGAAAAACGGACAGGTCATTTACCGGAAAGAAATCATCATCCGCAATACACGCCTGCAACGCAAAGACTTCGCAGCCTGGAACGCCGACATCAGAAAACTACGCCAAGCCTATCTCGAACAAATCTCCCTTACCAAAAAATAA
- a CDS encoding DinB family protein: MRNVVQFVREALINNFRELDQWFQEDSVLLHFKPERDTWNAREVIEHICLTNYFLLLTINKSTRRALERKVEGLHIMPGSDYEDKFRQIEVVSSKSFGWVNPAHLEPSGTRDLDEIRILLKQQFAQCMYNLSLLKNGEGKLVKTMMTVNNLGKLDIYQYIFFLTKHIERHIAQLHELRDQFEESAVMI; the protein is encoded by the coding sequence ATGAGAAACGTTGTACAATTTGTAAGAGAGGCCCTGATCAACAATTTCCGGGAATTGGACCAATGGTTCCAGGAAGATTCGGTATTACTGCATTTTAAACCGGAACGCGACACCTGGAATGCGCGGGAGGTGATTGAACATATATGCCTTACCAACTATTTTCTGCTCCTGACCATCAATAAAAGCACCCGCCGCGCGTTGGAACGCAAGGTTGAAGGGTTGCACATCATGCCGGGATCGGATTATGAAGATAAATTCCGGCAGATCGAAGTCGTGAGCAGCAAATCCTTCGGATGGGTAAACCCCGCTCACCTGGAACCCTCCGGCACCAGGGACCTCGATGAAATCCGCATCCTCCTCAAACAACAATTTGCGCAGTGCATGTATAATCTCAGCCTGCTCAAAAACGGGGAAGGAAAACTCGTCAAAACGATGATGACCGTCAATAACCTGGGGAAACTGGATATCTATCAATATATCTTCTTCCTCACCAAACACATCGAACGCCACATCGCCCAGTTACACGAACTGCGCGACCAGTTCGAAGAAAGCGCGGTAATGATCTGA
- a CDS encoding acyltransferase family protein, whose translation MNQNQRFLSLDVFRGLTVACMILVNTPGSWQYVYAPLNHAKWNGCTPTDLVFPFFLFAVGNAMSFAMKKFNTLNNAQVLGKIFKRTALIFFIGLFLNMYPFGRYDAEGHFNFMDFNNLRILGVLQRIALCYCIGALLIHYLKPKGAAIATVLILLGYWAVMYFFGAPGDPYSMTGHAGQAIDLAILGESHMYHGEGVAFEPEGLLSTLPAVGNVVFGFLVGAYVQKNRHARGMLLKLVIAGSALIAIALLWSSVFPINKKIWTSSYVLYTVGLATLVLSVLIYLIEMKGWQGKGTYFFEVFGKNPLFIYVLSGMLVDTYTYFRLGPDHEGLYSWMYHHIFQPALGDYPGSLAFALFHVLLLWLVGWWMDRKKIYIRV comes from the coding sequence ATGAACCAAAATCAACGCTTTCTATCCTTAGATGTATTTCGCGGATTGACGGTTGCCTGTATGATCCTCGTGAACACACCGGGCAGCTGGCAGTACGTGTATGCGCCGCTCAACCACGCCAAATGGAACGGCTGTACGCCTACCGACCTGGTGTTCCCGTTCTTCCTTTTTGCCGTGGGCAACGCCATGAGCTTTGCCATGAAGAAGTTCAACACCCTGAACAATGCGCAGGTGCTGGGCAAGATCTTCAAGCGGACGGCCCTCATTTTCTTCATCGGCCTGTTCCTGAACATGTATCCGTTCGGGCGCTACGACGCGGAAGGGCATTTCAATTTCATGGACTTCAATAACCTCCGCATTCTCGGCGTGCTGCAACGCATCGCGCTGTGCTATTGCATCGGGGCATTGCTCATCCACTACCTGAAACCAAAAGGCGCCGCCATCGCCACCGTCCTCATTTTGCTGGGCTATTGGGCCGTGATGTATTTCTTCGGCGCGCCCGGAGACCCTTACAGCATGACCGGCCACGCAGGCCAGGCCATCGACCTCGCCATCCTCGGCGAATCGCACATGTACCATGGCGAAGGCGTGGCTTTCGAGCCGGAAGGGCTCCTCAGCACCCTGCCCGCCGTCGGGAACGTGGTGTTCGGCTTCCTGGTAGGCGCGTATGTTCAGAAAAACCGTCATGCCCGCGGCATGCTCCTCAAACTGGTGATCGCCGGATCGGCCCTCATCGCCATCGCACTGCTGTGGAGCTCCGTTTTCCCCATCAACAAGAAAATCTGGACCAGCTCCTATGTGCTTTACACCGTAGGCCTGGCCACCCTCGTGCTTTCCGTCCTCATTTACCTCATCGAAATGAAAGGCTGGCAGGGCAAAGGGACCTACTTCTTCGAAGTGTTCGGGAAAAACCCGCTGTTCATTTACGTGCTGTCGGGCATGCTGGTAGACACTTACACCTATTTCCGGCTCGGCCCTGACCATGAAGGGCTTTACAGCTGGATGTACCATCATATTTTCCAGCCCGCCCTGGGCGATTACCCGGGCTCCCTGGCCTTCGCACTGTTCCATGTGCTGCTGCTGTGGCTCGTGGGATGGTGGATGGATAGAAAGAAAATTTATATACGTGTGTAA